The DNA segment TGGCAGGTTCCGAACAAAAGCCTGGCTCGAGACTATGCCGTCGTTGCCAGAATTCATGACAAGGTCACCGGGCAACCAGCCATCATTCTGGCGGGCATCCTGGGCGAAGGAACAGAAGCCGCGAGCGAGGTCGTGTCTAATCCTGCATACTTGGATGCGGTATTGCAAAAGGCGCCGAAAAACTGGGACCAGCTCAATCTGGAAGCGGTGATCGAAGCAAACGTGATTGAGGGCCATCCAGGTCCGCCTACCGTAGTTGCCGTGGAGACGTGGTAGCCCGTATCACATTAAAAACCTGTATCATACATTCCTTAAACTACGTTATTTTGACGCCCTTATCTTATTGAAAATAATAGCTTATACGTCTCTGCGCGCTATTTGATGCACGATGCGGCTTACGTACGGTATCGAGAATCTCCTAATCTGCACACGTTCGAGAGCCCTTAAGGGAATCCAGCAGATTCCTGTCGTAAACAAGGAGACTTTCCGTGAAATACATCCTTGGATTCGCCCTTTTATCTGTCCTCATTTCGGTCCCCTCGATGGCGGTCGAGGCCTTTCAGACGTTTTATCTTGCCACCGCGGTTCGAGCAGGAAAAATTGAGTTGCCCCGAGGAATCTGTGAAATGACCTGGAAGACTGTTGCTGGATCGCAGGTGAAATTGACCATCAAAATGGAGGACGAGAGGACGGTTACGGTTCCCGCGCGCATGGTCGAGGGGATGCAGCATGAGACAGGGGTTGTCACCTCAGTTGTAAACGGGATCACATACCTGGATGAATTTCACACCAAAAACGCCAAATTCATTATTCGAAACAAGGTACATGGCTCAAAATGAGCCGATCTGGCTCAATTCTTGTAAATCACATTTGGAGACCAATGCTCAATCGCAAGAGTAGTTTTCACTTCGTTCTCTCAGTCATCGCAGCTCTCGGAGTCATCGCGACTGCGTCCGTGGGAGTTGCCCAAAGCACTGACCGCCCGTGGATGAATTCCAACCTCTCCTCAGGGGAGCGTGCGGATCTCGTTCTGAAGCAAATGACTCTCGATGAGAAGCTGGCTTTGCTGCACGGGAACGGTATGGCTCACGCGGAACAGTGGCAGATGCCAATGACCCGGCTTGCCGACGGTGGCGCGGGATACGTTGAGGGCGTCAAGCGCCTCGGAATCCCTCCGCTCGTAATCTCTGACGCGGGCTATGGAGTGAGGGACAGTGGGGCGAATGGTCGATATTCGACCGCGATGCCTTCAAGTCTTGGCGCCACTGCGAGCTGGGATCCGGATTCCGCCTGCGATTTTGGCACAGTCATTGGCCAGGAGCTTCGAGCGCAGGGATTCAACATGACGTTGGGTGGCGGAGTCGATCTGGCCCGCGAGCCGCGCAATGGCCGCAGCTTCGAGTATGCGGGCGAAGATCCACTCCTTGCGGGCACTGTTGTCGGCACTCTCATGAAGTGCGAACAGGCGCAGCATGTGGTTGGCGACATCAAGCATTACGTGATGAACGACCAGGAGACGGGCCGCTTCTTTGTGAATGCCGTCATTTCGAAGCGGGCGATGCAGGAATCGGATTTGCTCGCGTTTCACATCGCTATTTCCATCGCAAATCCGGCTGCTGTGATGTGTTCTTACAACCGGATCAACGGCGATTTTGGTTGTGAAAACTCCTACACACTGCAGGATGTGCTCAAAAAGGATTGGGGTTTCAAAGGATTTGTAATTTCCGACTGGGGTGGAACTCACAGTACGGAGAAGGCGTCCGCTGCGGGACTTGACCAGGAACAGCCGATGGCTGACTTCTTCGGCCCAAAGCTTAAAGAAGCAGTGGAATCGGGAAAAGTGCCTCTGTCGGAGATTGACGACCATGCACGCAGAGTTCTATATGCTGAATTTTTGTCGGGAGTTATCGACGACCCGCCACAGAAGGGTGTGGTGGATGTAAAGAGAGGATTTAGGGTATCGCAGCAAGTGGAGGAGAAGAGCATCGTTCTGTTGAAGAACAGTCCAACGTTGCTTCCCATCAATCCATCAAAGGTTCACAGTATCGCGATTATTGGCGGGCATGCCGACATAGGAATGTTGTCGGGCGGTGGATCTGCGCAGGTGGACCCACCGGGCGGCAATGCGATTATGCCTCCAGGCAAGGGCGCAACGGTCTGGCAGAAACCTGTCTGGTTCCCGACCTCTCCGCTGACGGCTCTCAGGGAGAAGCTGCCGAACATGAAGATCGACTTCGATCCGGGAACGGATGCGAAGTCTGCAGCAAGCGTGGCCAAGGGCGCAGATGTCGCGATTGTCTTTGCTTCGCAGTGGCTGGCAGAAGATATGGACTTGCCAAGCCTCTCGCTTTCTGACAATCAGGACGCATTGATCGCACAGGTTGCATCGGCTAATCCTCATACGATTGTCGTGCTTGAAACCGGCACGGCTGTCACCATGCCCTGGATCGACAAAGTGGCAGGCGTAGTTGAGGCCTGGTACGCCGGCAGTTCGGGAGACAAGGCATTGGCGAACGTACTTGTAGGCGATGTCAATCCCAGCGGCAAACTTCCGATGACTTTTCCGAAAAGCGAAGCGGATCTTCCGCATCCGGAGCGCCCGACGATTCCCGCCGAGAGTCAGACGCACACTGGAGATATCGCAGACAATGGGGCCCCGACAGCGAACGCATCAGCCCATGCTGGTTACGCTGTTCATTACGATGAGGGCTCAGCAGTTGGCTACAAGTGGTATGAGGCACAGAATAAGAAGCCGCTATTCGCTTTTGGCTTTGGTTTGTCTTACACGACATACGCATACTCTGGCCTGGTTGTTGATCCAGCAACGAAGACTGCGCGCTTCACGGTCAAGAACACTGGGAAACGTTCCGGCAGTGAGATTGCAGAGGTGTACGTCAGACTTCCGAAAGACGTAGCCGAATCTTTCAAGCGTCTGGCCGGATGGAAGCGCGTCACGCTCGCGCCGGGTGAATCGCAAACGATTACGGTTGCCATCGATGACAGGGTGTTGAAAACCTTCGACGAAAAGAGCAATGCGTGGAACCTGCCAGCGGGCGAGTATCAAGTGCTGGTCGGGAACTCTTCGGACAACACGCAGTTAACTACGGCTCTTCTGGTTCGCTAAAGCATTTTCGGTTTGTGGATTTTGCACATCGCTTGGGGCCTCTCCGGCCCCGAGTGTTTACTACTTGCTGTCGCTGCAAACGACTTTGGCTGCGGCCTCGAAACAGAAAATCCGGAGATATAGAAAATGAGTGTTGCAGCCAGTGTCGACCGCACAAGCAGCGGGAAAGAGCACTTTGAAGTGCTGGACGGCTTGCGAGGAAGCGCGGCCTTCCTGATTGTGATCTTCCATTTCTTCAACTACGCCTTTGGATTTCACGGCCCCTGGGCGCTGGTCAAACACGCATATCTTGCTGTCGATTTCTTCTTCGCGTTGTCGGGATTCGTGGTGGGGTATGCCTACGACGACCGCTGGCAAAAGATGACTACTCTGCAATTCTTTCGTATTCGGCTGATCCGTTTACATCCGCTGGTACTGCTGGGGGCCACTCTGGGTCTGCTCTTTTATTTGTTCGATCCATTTGGGAAAGGGATGAACCATACACCTCCCATGACTCTATTACTCACTTACATTCTGTCCATGCTGTTGCTGCCGTCTCTTCCAACGGGCGGCCGGCAAAATGAAACACAAGCACTCAATGGCCCAGCCTGGTCGCTGATGCAGGAGTATTTGGGCAACATTGCCTATGCGCTGATTCTGCGTCGGCTGCGCACGGCAGCTCTGGCCATCATCGTTCTCGTGACAGGAGCGGCATTGTTCTGGGTAGCGAACGACAAAGGGTCGCTTGATGGCGGTTGGGGATACACGGAGATCTGGATGGCGCCGCTCCGCTTGACGGCTTCGTTTGTTATGGGACTCTTGCTCTATCGAATTCATGATCGTGTGCGTTTGCCTAAGATCGGGCTCCTGCTGCTCTCGATTGTTCTTGTGATTGCTTTCCAGATGCCGGTCTTTGAGAAGGCCGGTGGTCTCTCAATGAATGGGCTTTACGATGCTGGCTGCGTGCTCTTGCTCTTTCCACTGATCATTCTCTGCGGGGCACATTCCAATGCCGGTGCAGGAATGATCAACCTGTGCAAGTTCAGTGGGCGGATCTCGTACCCGCTCTATATCACGCACATCGGGTGGGTATACCTTTTGACGAATTATTCCTCGGCCTATCACCCAAGCGTTGCCTTTAGAGTTGGCTGGATCTTAGTCTTGCTGCCGACAGTGACGCTCGCTGCGTGGTTTGCGCTGAAATTCTACGACGAACCCATTCGCGCGTGGCTGACGCGGCGCTACGGAATCAAGCGTGCGGCGTTGCAATAGTCTGCGAGGCTAGAGAAGCCATGTAAGTATCGATAGCCCGGCTTCTCGTCGCTTACACGGGGCTCGACGGTTCGATACGAATTCGCCGATTCTTTGTGAGTGCGAAGCGGGTAGGCTTGGCTCTGTTGAGGATGTCACACTGTGGATTTCATTTCTTAGCTGCAAAGAATATAGCTTTCCTGCCGAAGAGCACATCGCATATTGTAAAGGGAATGAATGGTCATCACCTTGAAGACGGGCAACGGAGCAATGGAATTTTTCGCAAATTGCTTTACGTTGGGGGCGCGTTGCTTGTTTTGTTCTGCCTCTCGGCTATGCCTCTGCCAGGCCCTCTCAGTCGTGCCCGTGAGAGTTGGTGGCAGCATGCGGCGGAACGACGCGCGAAGGTGGAATCCTACGAGGCGCATGGCTGGCCGGATGACAATTCACACGCTGCCTCGGCTGACAGTGTCGTGATCGACGAAAAGAACGGGACTTCCAACTTTTCACCTACGCAGTGCGATTCCGGACAGCGGCGCATGTTCTATGGGGTTATCGTGACGGATCCAGGGCAGCCCGAGCTTAGTGCGCGCATTGTGCTCCCGGAAAGCGGAGACCCCCATGTGGCGTTGCAGAGGCGAGGAAAGCAAGACCTGGTTTTTAAGCGACAGAGCTGCTCTGTTTGGGACGTTTCGATCGAACAGACGAACTCCTTCTATAACCAGGTCCAGAATCTCCAGGGACACGCTTACTTCGATTGCACCAAAGACGCAGTTCATGTGACGGGGCATGTCGAGTTACGCGCATGTCATTGAAGAACGCAATTCGTCCGCTCTTTCCAAGGCCCAGTAGGAAAGCAAACAGTAGAGCAAATTTTAAACTTGATAATCGGACCCATAACCATATGCGTGCTATTTGCCTGCTTCTGCTTACAGCAACCTCGGTGGTTTTCGCTCAGCAACCACAGATTGTGCCGACGTCAGAGCGTGCCACTTATAGCAATGATGCACTCGGCTTCAGCGTCAGCTACCCCACATTGCTCTCGCAGAAAGACAACGAAGATCTGATCACAGCGATGCGTCGGTTCGGCAGCACGATCGACCCTGAGTTCATGTCCGAAGAGAAGCAGAATGCATTGCCCCC comes from the Acidicapsa ligni genome and includes:
- a CDS encoding acyltransferase family protein is translated as MSVAASVDRTSSGKEHFEVLDGLRGSAAFLIVIFHFFNYAFGFHGPWALVKHAYLAVDFFFALSGFVVGYAYDDRWQKMTTLQFFRIRLIRLHPLVLLGATLGLLFYLFDPFGKGMNHTPPMTLLLTYILSMLLLPSLPTGGRQNETQALNGPAWSLMQEYLGNIAYALILRRLRTAALAIIVLVTGAALFWVANDKGSLDGGWGYTEIWMAPLRLTASFVMGLLLYRIHDRVRLPKIGLLLLSIVLVIAFQMPVFEKAGGLSMNGLYDAGCVLLLFPLIILCGAHSNAGAGMINLCKFSGRISYPLYITHIGWVYLLTNYSSAYHPSVAFRVGWILVLLPTVTLAAWFALKFYDEPIRAWLTRRYGIKRAALQ
- a CDS encoding glycoside hydrolase family 3 C-terminal domain-containing protein, whose product is MLNRKSSFHFVLSVIAALGVIATASVGVAQSTDRPWMNSNLSSGERADLVLKQMTLDEKLALLHGNGMAHAEQWQMPMTRLADGGAGYVEGVKRLGIPPLVISDAGYGVRDSGANGRYSTAMPSSLGATASWDPDSACDFGTVIGQELRAQGFNMTLGGGVDLAREPRNGRSFEYAGEDPLLAGTVVGTLMKCEQAQHVVGDIKHYVMNDQETGRFFVNAVISKRAMQESDLLAFHIAISIANPAAVMCSYNRINGDFGCENSYTLQDVLKKDWGFKGFVISDWGGTHSTEKASAAGLDQEQPMADFFGPKLKEAVESGKVPLSEIDDHARRVLYAEFLSGVIDDPPQKGVVDVKRGFRVSQQVEEKSIVLLKNSPTLLPINPSKVHSIAIIGGHADIGMLSGGGSAQVDPPGGNAIMPPGKGATVWQKPVWFPTSPLTALREKLPNMKIDFDPGTDAKSAASVAKGADVAIVFASQWLAEDMDLPSLSLSDNQDALIAQVASANPHTIVVLETGTAVTMPWIDKVAGVVEAWYAGSSGDKALANVLVGDVNPSGKLPMTFPKSEADLPHPERPTIPAESQTHTGDIADNGAPTANASAHAGYAVHYDEGSAVGYKWYEAQNKKPLFAFGFGLSYTTYAYSGLVVDPATKTARFTVKNTGKRSGSEIAEVYVRLPKDVAESFKRLAGWKRVTLAPGESQTITVAIDDRVLKTFDEKSNAWNLPAGEYQVLVGNSSDNTQLTTALLVR